Proteins encoded in a region of the Mercenaria mercenaria strain notata chromosome 1, MADL_Memer_1, whole genome shotgun sequence genome:
- the LOC123550528 gene encoding uncharacterized protein LOC123550528, whose translation MVFLTEEKIQKILSKARHLLQQSAVIVKDLASFIGSIINAFYAVLEAPLHYRQLERDKIYGLGPDLNFQNKVQLSEASRPELTWWCDNIVVKNGKAIRPRKVQFHCRTDSSLLGWGCVDVVSDRSAHGRWSIDESKYHIIFLELLAIYFALQSLYCNCTDTHIEFQCDNITAVKYVNDMGGMTSKSLDTLSAKLWQWCLKRGIFISTKHIAGKENVTSDFYSRNFSDSTEWMLMSEIFRRLRKQFFVPDIDLFASRLNKQIDRFASWFPEPGAFFNDAFSCSWQSFLPYIFPPFNLLSKVINKIVEDKVEKAIVILPYWKSQPWFPLLLPNMADFPVRLPGHKDLLTMAHDGTPHPLVKSINMVGVMLSGNPSTSGKFHQELLKSFYSHGDQELGNNMGWPGNDDASIHAKPKAFAKIMCPHPSPGDG comes from the exons ATGGTTTTTCTTACTGAAgaaaaaattcagaaaatactTTCAAAAGCAAGACACTTGTTACAACAGTCTGCTGTGATTGTCAAGGATTTGGCCTCTTTTATTGGTTCAATCATAAACGCTTTTTACGCTGTTTTGGAGGCCCCATTGCATTATCGTCAGCTAGAAAGAGATAAGATTTATGGTTTAGGTCCTGatttgaattttcaaaacaaagttCAGTTGTCTGAAGCCAGCAGACCTGAATTGACTTGGTGGTGTGAtaatatagttgtgaaaaatggCAAAGCTATTAGACCTAGAAAAGTACAGTTTCATTGTAGAACAGATTCGTCCCTTTTAGGCTGGGGTTGTGTAGATGTAGTATCTGATAGGTCAGCTCATGGACGTTGGTCAATCGATGAATCTAaatatcatataatttttttAGAGTTATTAGCAATTTATTTTGCTCTTCAATCTCTGTATTGTAACTGTACAGATACTCATATAGAGTTCCAATGTGATAACATTACAGCAGTAAAGTATGTAAATGACATGGGAGGAATGACTTCAAAGTCTTTGGACACATTATCTGCTAAATTGTGGCAATGGTGCTTAAAAAGAGGTATCTTTATTTCGACTAAACATATAGCGGGAAAAGAGAATGTTACATCAGATTTCTATTCTAGAAATTTTTCTGATTCCACAGAGTGGATGCTTATGTCAGAAATTTTTCGAAGGTTGCGCAAACAATTCTTTGTGCCAGATATAGACTTGTTTGCTTCAAGATTAAATAAGCAAATAGACAGATTTGCTTCTTGGTTTCCGGAACCAGGAGCTTTCTTCAATGATGCTTTTTCTTGTTCATGGCAAAGTTTCCTACCTTATATTTTTCCACCATTTAATTTACTGAGTAAGGTAATCAACAAAATTGTTGAAGATAAAGTGGAAAAAGCTATTGTGATTTTACCTTATTGGAAATCTCAACCTTGGTTCCCTTTATTATTACCTAATATGGCTGATTTTCCTGTTAGGTTACCAGGACACAAGGATCTGTTGACGATGGCACACGACGGTACTCCACATCCTTTGGTAAAGTCAATCAACATGGTTGGTGTGATGCTCTCCGGAAATCCCTCTACTTCAGGAAAGTTTCACCAGGAGCTGCTGAAGTCATTTTACAGTCATGGAGACCAGGAACTAGGAAACAATATGGGTTGGCCTGGAAACGATG ATGCTAGTATACATGCAAAGCCGAAGGCTTTTGCGAAAATAATGTGCCCTCATCCAAGCCCTGGTGATGGATGA